A genomic region of Streptomyces sp. R33 contains the following coding sequences:
- a CDS encoding NUDIX domain-containing protein codes for MTQKRSAGLLLFRPAADSPGDGIEVLLGHMGGPFWEHKDDGSWAIPKGEYEADETPLAAARREFTEEIGLPPPEGPYLPLGEVRIPGGKLVTIWAVRADLDPALMVPGTFTMEWPPHSGRRQEFPELDRVAWFTPPVAESKLIPSQIPFLERLLVLLKG; via the coding sequence ATGACACAGAAGCGCAGTGCCGGACTGCTCCTGTTCCGCCCGGCCGCGGACTCGCCCGGTGACGGCATCGAGGTGCTCCTCGGCCATATGGGCGGCCCGTTCTGGGAGCACAAGGACGACGGGTCCTGGGCCATCCCCAAGGGCGAGTACGAAGCGGACGAGACCCCGCTCGCCGCGGCCCGCCGGGAGTTCACCGAGGAGATCGGCCTGCCGCCGCCGGAGGGCCCGTACCTCCCGCTGGGCGAGGTGCGGATCCCGGGCGGCAAGCTCGTGACGATCTGGGCCGTACGGGCCGACCTCGATCCGGCGCTCATGGTGCCCGGGACGTTCACGATGGAGTGGCCCCCGCACTCGGGCCGGAGGCAGGAATTCCCCGAGCTGGACCGGGTGGCCTGGTTCACTCCACCCGTGGCCGAAAGCAAGCTGATTCCCTCTCAAATTCCCTTTCTGGAGCGGCTGTTGGTGCTCCTGAAGGGTTGA
- a CDS encoding cation diffusion facilitator family transporter: MSGHDHDHAHDDHGHAAGHDHGGHGHGGHGHGGHGHGVSADADRRWLAIALGLIGAFMAVEVVIGIVAQSLALISDAAHMLTDAVSIVLALIAMRLAARPARGGFTYGLKRAEILSAQANGLTLLLLAIWLAYEAVRRLMDPPEVAGGLVLVTALAGIVVNVAAAWCISRANRSSLAVEGAYQHILNDLFAFIGTAVAGLIVLTTGFVQADAIATLVVVVLMVKAGYGLVRESGRIFLEAAPAHMDPDAVGDRLVGHPPVTEVHDLHIWTITSGQAALSAHVLVEPAGDCHAVRRDLERLLEKEYGITHTTLQVDHVQEALLSVGRPGEDPADPHCADAHGPVHRQGPHDH; this comes from the coding sequence ATGAGTGGGCACGACCACGACCACGCGCACGACGACCACGGCCATGCCGCCGGGCACGACCACGGGGGCCACGGTCACGGCGGTCACGGTCACGGCGGCCACGGCCACGGGGTCTCTGCGGACGCCGACCGGCGCTGGCTGGCCATCGCGCTCGGCCTGATCGGCGCGTTCATGGCGGTCGAGGTGGTCATCGGCATCGTGGCCCAGTCCCTGGCACTGATCTCCGACGCCGCCCACATGCTCACCGACGCCGTCTCGATCGTCCTCGCGCTGATCGCGATGCGGCTCGCGGCCCGCCCGGCGCGCGGCGGATTCACGTACGGCCTCAAGCGCGCGGAGATACTCTCCGCCCAGGCCAACGGGCTCACGCTGCTCCTGCTCGCGATCTGGCTGGCGTACGAGGCGGTGCGGCGGCTGATGGACCCGCCGGAGGTGGCGGGCGGGCTGGTCCTCGTGACGGCGCTCGCGGGCATCGTCGTGAACGTGGCGGCCGCGTGGTGCATCTCCCGGGCGAACCGCTCCTCGCTCGCCGTCGAGGGCGCCTACCAGCACATCCTGAACGACCTGTTCGCCTTCATCGGCACCGCCGTGGCCGGTCTGATCGTGCTCACCACGGGCTTCGTCCAGGCCGACGCGATCGCCACGCTCGTGGTCGTCGTCCTGATGGTCAAGGCGGGCTACGGGCTGGTCCGCGAGTCCGGCCGGATCTTCCTGGAGGCCGCCCCGGCGCACATGGACCCGGACGCGGTGGGCGACCGGCTCGTCGGGCACCCGCCCGTCACCGAGGTGCACGACCTGCACATCTGGACGATCACGTCCGGGCAGGCGGCCCTGTCGGCGCACGTGCTCGTCGAACCGGCCGGAGATTGCCACGCCGTACGCCGCGACCTGGAGCGCCTGCTGGAGAAGGAGTACGGGATCACGCACACCACGCTCCAGGTGGACCACGTACAGGAAGCGCTGCTCAGCGTCGGCCGCCCGGGCGAGGACCCGGCCGACCCGCACTGCGCGGACGCGCACGGCCCGGTGCACCGGCAGGGCCCGCACGACCACTGA
- a CDS encoding serine/threonine-protein kinase: MKNAWTVPGYAQVRELGSGGSGRVVLAVHEATGTPVAVKYLSDRLREDPAFVGEFRAEARLLGGLDTPYVVRLYEYVEAPGGAAIVMELVDGISLRALLKQAGQADPEAALVVLKGSLLGLAAAHRAGVVHRDYKPENVLVAPDGSSKLVDFGIAARHGTTPGVAGTPAYMAPEQWQGRPASPAADVYAATATFFECLTGRKPFAGENFAELAVQHVEAPVPETEAPEPVRPLIRRGLAKAPEQRPENAEAFVAELEGVALAAYGPDWEERGQRKLAALAALLPLLFPSAGAPASGTTAVATTTIASPSRWAPGRRGLIAGGVALVLGVLTALTYSAAGGEPGGASALNAFATSSASPGATGPSPAPGPSASASPSPSASPSPSLSPSASASPSTTASPSYPPVVTPTVTAPSTAAPTTAPPSPKPTVVVGAVSVSIRQTGTSLGQATVSVEAKGTAPVTVVLEWFTGDVEGRLGKADGAPDTLTYQPGAAAPLVKTHTFSGAGCYWGVRATTKPAAGNGSSTSQVFIRRCTIS; encoded by the coding sequence ATGAAGAACGCGTGGACGGTGCCCGGCTATGCGCAGGTCCGGGAGCTCGGCTCGGGTGGCAGCGGCCGCGTGGTCCTCGCCGTGCACGAGGCCACGGGCACGCCGGTCGCGGTGAAGTACCTCAGCGACCGGCTGCGCGAGGACCCGGCGTTCGTCGGGGAGTTCCGGGCCGAGGCCCGGCTCCTCGGCGGCCTGGACACCCCGTACGTGGTCCGGTTGTACGAGTACGTGGAGGCGCCCGGCGGCGCCGCCATCGTGATGGAGCTCGTCGACGGGATCTCCCTGCGCGCACTGCTGAAGCAGGCCGGGCAGGCCGATCCCGAGGCCGCCCTGGTGGTGCTGAAGGGCTCCCTGCTGGGCCTGGCCGCGGCGCACCGGGCGGGCGTCGTCCACCGCGACTACAAGCCCGAGAACGTACTGGTCGCCCCCGACGGCTCCTCGAAGCTGGTGGACTTCGGCATCGCCGCGCGTCACGGTACGACCCCCGGGGTGGCCGGCACCCCGGCGTACATGGCCCCCGAGCAGTGGCAGGGCCGGCCGGCCTCGCCCGCGGCCGACGTGTACGCGGCGACGGCGACGTTCTTCGAGTGCCTGACCGGCCGCAAGCCCTTCGCCGGGGAGAACTTCGCGGAGCTCGCCGTCCAGCACGTAGAGGCGCCGGTCCCCGAGACCGAGGCCCCCGAGCCGGTACGCCCGCTGATCCGGCGGGGTCTGGCCAAGGCCCCGGAACAGCGGCCGGAGAACGCCGAGGCGTTCGTGGCGGAGCTGGAGGGCGTGGCGCTCGCCGCGTACGGGCCGGACTGGGAGGAGCGCGGGCAGCGCAAGCTCGCGGCGCTGGCCGCGCTGCTGCCGCTGCTGTTCCCCTCGGCGGGCGCCCCGGCCTCGGGGACCACGGCGGTGGCGACGACCACGATCGCGAGCCCCTCCCGTTGGGCCCCGGGCCGACGCGGCCTGATCGCGGGCGGCGTGGCGCTGGTCCTGGGCGTGCTGACGGCGCTCACGTACAGCGCGGCCGGCGGGGAGCCCGGCGGGGCCTCGGCGCTGAACGCGTTCGCGACGTCGAGTGCGAGCCCCGGCGCCACGGGCCCCTCGCCCGCACCGGGCCCGAGCGCCTCGGCGAGCCCCTCCCCGTCCGCTTCGCCGTCCCCCTCCCTCTCCCCGTCCGCGTCCGCGTCGCCTTCGACCACCGCGAGCCCGAGCTACCCGCCGGTGGTGACGCCCACGGTCACGGCGCCGAGCACCGCTGCGCCCACCACCGCGCCGCCTTCACCGAAGCCGACGGTGGTCGTCGGCGCGGTGTCCGTCAGCATCCGCCAGACGGGAACCTCCCTCGGCCAGGCGACCGTGAGCGTCGAGGCGAAGGGCACCGCGCCGGTGACGGTGGTGCTCGAATGGTTCACGGGTGACGTGGAGGGGCGGTTGGGCAAGGCGGACGGCGCCCCGGACACCCTCACGTACCAGCCGGGCGCCGCCGCACCGCTCGTCAAGACCCACACCTTCTCCGGCGCGGGCTGCTACTGGGGCGTGCGCGCCACCACGAAGCCCGCCGCCGGCAACGGTTCCTCGACCAGCCAGGTCTTCATCAGGCGGTGCACGATCTCATGA
- a CDS encoding ATP-binding protein, whose translation MNWLIHDYRESDLAAVVHLIDTTAELGQESVFSLAECISALTDRQPCVVAVHQGVPIGAALACVTGERAWVMRIAIAAGWRGRGLASALLVELERRLIAARVGRIAYVLPEEDLLGEGLLNAGYTRQPAVAYFEKTEPLHGPAAGLLDDLGGRFLPNDLWTKVAGMEHEKDLIERRVVLPLAEPERAAAHGVRPPRAITLFGPPGTGKTTFARAIASRLGWPFVELLPSRLADEGNLAAALRDAFARIAELERVLVFIDEVEEIAPVRTEPAQPGGIHGVTNELLKLIPGFREGDERLLVCATNSIRSLDPAFLRPGRFDYLIPIGTPDAGARAAIWSRYTAGRTDVDVAALVAASELFTPADIEHAARIAAQVSFERDLEAVGARGAAAAQLGASTQDYLAAVAQCRPTVTPAMTGEFEADITAHARF comes from the coding sequence GTGAACTGGCTCATCCACGACTACCGCGAGAGCGATCTCGCCGCTGTCGTCCATCTGATCGACACCACGGCCGAACTCGGCCAGGAGTCCGTCTTCTCGCTCGCCGAGTGCATCAGCGCCCTCACCGACCGGCAGCCGTGCGTGGTCGCCGTCCACCAGGGCGTCCCGATCGGCGCGGCCCTCGCCTGCGTCACCGGCGAGCGGGCCTGGGTGATGCGGATCGCGATCGCCGCCGGTTGGCGCGGCCGGGGCCTGGCCAGCGCCCTGCTCGTCGAGCTGGAGCGGCGGCTCATCGCCGCCCGCGTCGGGCGGATCGCGTACGTCCTGCCCGAGGAGGACCTGCTCGGCGAGGGCCTGCTCAACGCGGGCTACACACGCCAGCCCGCCGTCGCCTACTTCGAGAAGACCGAGCCGCTGCACGGACCGGCGGCCGGCCTCCTCGACGACCTCGGCGGCCGCTTCCTGCCCAACGACCTGTGGACCAAGGTCGCCGGCATGGAGCACGAGAAGGACCTCATAGAGCGGCGCGTGGTCCTCCCGCTCGCCGAGCCCGAGCGGGCCGCCGCGCACGGGGTGCGGCCGCCGCGCGCCATCACCCTCTTCGGCCCGCCCGGCACCGGCAAGACCACCTTCGCCCGCGCCATCGCCTCCCGGCTCGGCTGGCCCTTCGTGGAACTGCTGCCGTCCCGGCTCGCCGACGAGGGGAACCTGGCCGCCGCGCTGCGCGACGCGTTCGCCCGGATCGCCGAGCTGGAGCGGGTCCTCGTCTTCATCGACGAGGTCGAGGAGATCGCGCCCGTGCGCACCGAGCCCGCGCAGCCCGGCGGGATCCACGGGGTCACCAACGAGCTGCTCAAGCTGATCCCCGGATTCCGGGAGGGTGACGAGCGGCTGCTGGTGTGCGCCACCAACTCCATCCGCTCCCTGGACCCGGCGTTCCTGAGGCCCGGGCGCTTCGACTACCTGATCCCGATCGGCACCCCTGACGCCGGGGCACGCGCCGCGATCTGGTCCCGCTACACGGCGGGCCGGACGGACGTGGACGTGGCGGCCCTGGTGGCGGCCAGCGAGCTGTTCACCCCGGCCGACATCGAGCACGCGGCGAGGATCGCGGCGCAGGTGTCCTTCGAGCGGGACCTGGAGGCGGTGGGCGCCCGTGGCGCGGCGGCGGCCCAGCTCGGCGCCTCCACGCAGGACTACCTGGCGGCGGTCGCGCAGTGCAGGCCGACGGTGACCCCTGCGATGACGGGCGAGTTCGAGGCGGACATCACCGCCCACGCCAGGTTCTGA
- a CDS encoding alpha/beta hydrolase, whose translation MTAQRRTPVVFIHGLWLHSSSWEGWADTFSEAGYEPVLPEWPGVPGTVTEARRRPDDQAGVGLVEISEAHAKVIRALPVRPVLVGHSVGGFIAQHLLGQGLAEAAVAICPGQIKGVKAIAPAQAKSTFAVLHNPGNTRRAVSLNREQFRYGFANAVSEQEAEELFEEWTIPSTARPLFQLALGNFTPHSPTKVDTENETRGPLLLLSGRLDHTVPDLLTRSTYKQYQHSHATTEYQCFEDRGHSLTVDHGWPDLAEASLSWLDSHTAAAHPHAA comes from the coding sequence ATGACCGCACAGCGCCGAACGCCCGTGGTGTTCATCCACGGCCTCTGGCTGCATTCCTCGAGCTGGGAGGGCTGGGCCGACACCTTCAGTGAAGCCGGGTACGAGCCCGTCCTGCCCGAGTGGCCCGGGGTCCCCGGCACCGTCACCGAGGCCCGTCGCCGACCCGACGACCAGGCCGGGGTCGGCCTGGTCGAGATCTCCGAGGCGCACGCCAAGGTGATCCGCGCCCTGCCGGTCCGACCTGTTCTCGTCGGGCACTCGGTGGGCGGGTTCATCGCCCAGCACCTGCTCGGCCAGGGCCTCGCCGAGGCCGCCGTCGCCATCTGCCCCGGGCAGATCAAGGGCGTCAAGGCCATCGCCCCGGCCCAGGCCAAGTCGACGTTCGCCGTCCTGCACAACCCCGGAAACACCCGGCGAGCCGTCTCGCTGAACCGCGAGCAGTTCCGCTACGGCTTCGCCAACGCCGTTTCCGAGCAGGAGGCCGAGGAGCTCTTCGAGGAGTGGACGATCCCGAGCACCGCCCGCCCGCTGTTCCAGCTGGCCCTCGGCAATTTCACCCCGCACTCACCGACCAAGGTCGACACGGAGAACGAGACCCGGGGACCGCTGCTCCTGCTGTCCGGGAGGCTCGACCACACCGTCCCGGACCTGCTGACCCGCTCGACCTACAAGCAGTATCAGCATTCCCACGCGACCACCGAGTACCAGTGCTTCGAGGACCGCGGCCACTCGCTGACCGTCGACCACGGCTGGCCGGACCTGGCCGAGGCCTCGCTCTCGTGGCTGGATTCCCACACCGCGGCGGCCCATCCCCACGCCGCCTGA
- a CDS encoding Tm-1-like ATP-binding domain-containing protein translates to MTNVVLVGTLDTKGVEYGWLRERLLRTGVEVIMVDTGIMGEPRVPADIPREAVARAAGTELSELRAAADRGAAVTTMARGAEATLLRLHAEGRLDGVLAIGGSGGTSIATRAMRGLPLGVPKLMVSSMASGDVAPYVGSSDIAMMYSVVDIAGINSISAPVLANAVEAAAGMAKAFQRASLDRQRPARLGAGSRPLIAASMAGVTTIGVDAAREHLTELGYEVLVFHVSGTGGRTLETLAGQGIFAGVLDLTLSELADDLCGGILTAGPDRLSAAGRAGIPQVVSLGALDMVKFGPLETLPERARYRRVHVHNPSITVIRTTPAECAELGRRVAAKLRAATGPTAVCVPLRGLSTLGAPGGTYHDPDADRALFSALREGLRGSSARLYDYDTHINDPDFGRAAADRLHAMIGAARAAA, encoded by the coding sequence ATGACGAACGTCGTGCTGGTGGGAACCCTGGACACCAAGGGTGTCGAGTACGGCTGGCTGCGCGAGAGGCTGCTGCGCACCGGCGTCGAAGTGATCATGGTCGACACGGGCATCATGGGCGAACCCCGGGTGCCCGCGGACATACCGCGCGAAGCGGTGGCCCGGGCGGCGGGAACGGAACTGTCGGAACTACGCGCGGCCGCCGACCGGGGTGCGGCCGTGACCACGATGGCCCGGGGCGCCGAGGCGACGCTGTTACGCCTGCACGCCGAGGGCCGGCTGGACGGGGTGCTCGCCATAGGGGGCAGCGGCGGCACCTCCATCGCCACCCGGGCGATGCGCGGGCTGCCGCTGGGCGTGCCCAAGCTGATGGTCTCGTCCATGGCGTCCGGGGACGTGGCCCCGTACGTCGGATCCTCGGACATCGCGATGATGTACAGCGTGGTGGACATCGCGGGGATCAACAGCATCTCCGCGCCGGTCCTCGCGAACGCGGTCGAGGCGGCCGCGGGGATGGCAAAGGCCTTCCAACGGGCCTCGCTGGACCGGCAGCGTCCGGCCCGGCTCGGCGCCGGCTCCCGCCCGCTGATCGCGGCGAGCATGGCGGGCGTCACCACCATCGGCGTGGACGCCGCCCGCGAGCACCTGACCGAACTCGGCTACGAGGTGCTGGTCTTCCACGTCAGCGGCACCGGCGGCCGCACCCTGGAGACGCTGGCCGGACAGGGCATCTTCGCGGGCGTACTCGACCTGACGCTCAGCGAGCTCGCCGACGACCTGTGCGGCGGCATCCTCACCGCCGGCCCCGACCGCCTCAGCGCGGCCGGGCGGGCCGGGATTCCGCAGGTGGTGAGCCTGGGGGCGCTGGACATGGTGAAGTTCGGCCCGCTGGAGACCCTGCCCGAACGGGCCCGCTACCGGCGGGTCCACGTCCACAACCCGTCCATCACGGTGATCCGTACGACCCCCGCCGAGTGCGCGGAACTCGGCCGCCGGGTCGCCGCCAAACTCCGCGCGGCGACCGGCCCCACGGCCGTCTGCGTCCCACTCCGCGGACTGTCCACGCTCGGCGCGCCGGGCGGCACCTACCATGACCCCGACGCGGACCGGGCCCTGTTCTCGGCGCTGCGCGAGGGGCTGCGCGGCAGCTCCGCCCGGCTCTACGACTACGACACCCACATCAACGACCCGGACTTCGGGAGGGCGGCGGCCGACCGGCTGCACGCCATGATCGGCGCGGCGCGGGCCGCGGCGTGA
- a CDS encoding serine protease, with protein sequence MLPRPAHRARARRASRILPTLAAMAALVSVDLPDAAAVPPLGVTAEAGSDRAADRVGALFAGTLDGGHFCTAAVVHSDDRNVIATAAHCLDDPDTTVFAPGYRDGKAPYGVWKLTGVHVAPDWTDGRDPDQDIAFATVAPADGGTGRIEDAVGGFPVATGQPDDVTVTILGYPAADEAPLRCANTTGLFSRTQRRIDCPGLSGGTSGSPWLADGAVAGVLGGHEGGGTDPDVSYSAVMGDQALELYREAAVSAG encoded by the coding sequence ATGCTTCCCCGACCGGCCCACCGCGCCCGCGCCCGGCGGGCGTCCCGGATCCTGCCGACGCTGGCCGCGATGGCCGCCCTGGTGAGCGTGGACCTGCCCGACGCCGCGGCCGTCCCGCCGCTCGGGGTGACGGCCGAGGCCGGGTCCGACCGGGCGGCGGACCGGGTGGGCGCCCTCTTCGCGGGCACCCTCGACGGAGGGCACTTCTGCACCGCTGCGGTGGTGCACAGCGACGACCGCAACGTGATAGCCACCGCCGCGCACTGCCTGGACGACCCGGACACCACGGTGTTCGCGCCGGGCTACCGCGACGGCAAGGCCCCGTACGGGGTGTGGAAGCTGACCGGCGTGCACGTCGCCCCGGACTGGACGGACGGGCGGGACCCGGATCAGGACATCGCCTTCGCGACGGTCGCCCCGGCGGACGGCGGCACCGGACGCATCGAGGACGCGGTGGGCGGCTTCCCGGTGGCCACCGGGCAGCCGGACGACGTCACGGTGACCATCCTCGGCTACCCCGCCGCCGACGAGGCCCCGCTGCGCTGCGCCAACACCACCGGCCTGTTCTCGCGGACCCAGCGCCGGATCGACTGTCCCGGCCTCAGCGGCGGCACGAGCGGCAGCCCCTGGCTGGCGGACGGCGCCGTGGCCGGCGTCCTCGGCGGCCACGAGGGCGGCGGCACGGACCCGGACGTCTCGTACAGCGCGGTGATGGGCGACCAGGCCCTGGAGCTCTACCGCGAAGCCGCGGTCTCCGCCGGCTGA
- the lnt gene encoding apolipoprotein N-acyltransferase, with translation MSSSITRDPGRTAEAEPRAEAGTEAGAAASPRKGWAASWPVRAALAAGSGALLYLSFPPRPLWWLAPVALAVLGGCLHGRRARAGFGLGLLHGLGFLLPLLVWTSEGVGPVPWIALVTLEALLIGLTGLGIALVSRLPAWPLWAAAVWIAGEALRARAPFGGFPWGKLAFGQADGFFLPLAALGGTPLLSFAIVLCGFGLYEALRTARSHPRRATAALAALTVAAPIGAALAARPLVSDAAEDGTAVAAVVQGNVPRAGFDFNAQRRQVLDNHANRTIQLAADVKAGRVPKPDFVVWPENSSDIDPYTQPDAYGVIDNAVKAIGVPVAIGSVLAPETGPLRNTMILWDPVKGPTDTYDKRKIQPFGERIPMRSFVRLFSSDVDRVRRDFGPGKDPGVFDMAGSGVGMVTCFEAAFDDAVRSTVQDGAQVIAVPSNNATFGRSQMTYQQLAMDRVRAVEHSRTVLVPVTSGVSAVIRPDGEIVRQTEMFTADALVAEIPLRSTQTPATRFGPLPEYLLLLVAAGGLGWTLARRISARRAA, from the coding sequence ATGAGCAGCAGCATCACCCGAGACCCCGGCCGCACCGCCGAAGCGGAACCCCGAGCGGAAGCCGGAACCGAAGCCGGAGCCGCCGCGTCCCCCCGGAAGGGGTGGGCGGCCTCTTGGCCGGTGCGTGCCGCCCTCGCCGCCGGCTCCGGTGCGCTGCTCTACCTGAGCTTCCCGCCGCGCCCGCTGTGGTGGCTGGCCCCCGTCGCCCTCGCCGTGCTCGGCGGCTGCCTGCACGGCCGCCGCGCCCGCGCCGGGTTCGGCCTCGGCCTCCTGCACGGCCTGGGCTTCCTGCTGCCGCTGCTCGTCTGGACCAGCGAGGGCGTCGGCCCGGTCCCGTGGATCGCCCTCGTCACCCTCGAGGCCCTCCTGATCGGCCTCACCGGCCTCGGGATCGCCCTCGTCAGCCGGCTCCCCGCCTGGCCCCTGTGGGCCGCGGCCGTCTGGATCGCGGGCGAGGCGCTGCGCGCCCGGGCCCCGTTCGGCGGCTTCCCCTGGGGCAAGCTCGCCTTCGGCCAGGCCGACGGCTTCTTCCTGCCGCTCGCCGCCCTCGGCGGGACCCCCTTGCTCTCCTTCGCCATCGTGCTCTGCGGATTCGGGCTGTACGAGGCCCTGCGCACCGCGCGCAGCCACCCCCGCCGGGCCACCGCGGCCCTCGCGGCCCTCACCGTCGCCGCCCCGATCGGCGCGGCGCTCGCCGCCCGCCCGCTGGTGTCCGACGCAGCCGAGGACGGCACCGCCGTGGCCGCCGTCGTCCAGGGCAATGTCCCGCGCGCCGGGTTCGACTTCAACGCCCAGCGCCGCCAGGTCCTCGACAACCACGCCAACCGCACGATCCAGCTCGCCGCGGACGTCAAGGCCGGCCGGGTCCCCAAGCCCGACTTCGTGGTCTGGCCGGAGAACTCCTCGGACATCGACCCGTACACGCAGCCCGATGCGTACGGCGTCATCGACAATGCGGTCAAGGCCATCGGCGTGCCGGTCGCGATCGGCTCCGTCCTGGCCCCGGAGACCGGCCCGCTGCGCAACACGATGATCCTCTGGGACCCGGTCAAGGGCCCCACCGACACGTACGACAAGCGCAAGATCCAGCCCTTCGGCGAGCGCATCCCGATGCGGTCGTTCGTCCGGCTCTTCAGCTCGGACGTGGACCGGGTGCGCCGCGACTTCGGCCCCGGCAAGGACCCGGGCGTCTTCGACATGGCGGGCAGCGGGGTCGGCATGGTCACCTGCTTCGAGGCGGCCTTCGACGACGCCGTGCGCTCCACCGTCCAGGACGGTGCGCAGGTGATCGCCGTACCGAGCAACAACGCCACGTTCGGCCGGTCGCAGATGACCTACCAGCAGCTCGCGATGGACCGGGTCCGCGCGGTCGAGCACAGCCGGACCGTGCTCGTCCCCGTCACCAGCGGTGTCAGCGCCGTCATCCGCCCCGACGGGGAGATCGTCCGGCAGACCGAGATGTTCACCGCGGACGCGCTGGTCGCCGAGATCCCGCTGCGCTCCACGCAGACCCCGGCCACCCGCTTCGGCCCGCTGCCCGAGTACCTGCTGCTCCTGGTCGCCGCCGGCGGCCTCGGCTGGACCCTCGCCCGCCGGATCAGCGCCCGCCGGGCGGCCTGA
- a CDS encoding NUDIX domain-containing protein — protein sequence MTTPEFIRAIRASAGNQLLLLPGVTAIVFDDRGRVLLGRRSDTGRWAVVGGIAEPGEQPAETAVREVYEETAVHCVPERVVLVQMLEPITYPNGDVCQFQDITFRCRATGGEARANDNESLEVAWFAPDALPPLEEFALDRIHRARRDEPTWFAPPVGIQEEPRPV from the coding sequence ATGACCACACCTGAGTTCATCCGCGCGATCCGCGCCTCTGCCGGGAACCAGCTGCTCCTGCTGCCCGGGGTCACGGCCATCGTCTTCGACGACCGGGGGCGGGTGCTGCTCGGCCGGCGCTCCGACACCGGCCGGTGGGCCGTGGTCGGCGGGATCGCGGAGCCGGGGGAGCAGCCCGCGGAGACGGCGGTGCGCGAGGTGTACGAGGAAACGGCGGTGCACTGCGTCCCGGAGCGGGTGGTGCTGGTCCAGATGCTCGAGCCGATCACCTACCCGAACGGCGACGTCTGCCAGTTCCAGGACATCACCTTCCGCTGCCGGGCCACCGGCGGCGAGGCCCGGGCCAACGACAACGAGTCGCTGGAGGTGGCCTGGTTCGCACCGGACGCCCTGCCTCCGCTGGAAGAGTTCGCGCTGGACCGCATCCACCGCGCCCGACGCGACGAACCGACCTGGTTCGCACCCCCGGTCGGGATCCAGGAGGAGCCGCGCCCCGTCTGA